The following are from one region of the Bradyrhizobium sediminis genome:
- a CDS encoding tripartite tricarboxylate transporter substrate binding protein: MKRITRRTMLATSAAFAVAPALAQSSKIMTLVVPFPPGGSTDALARLLQSHLQTKLGRTVLVENKSGAAGSLGAAQVAKSPPDGSSFLVTFDSHAVIPAILEKPQVDVEQDLVPVFLVGTAPYVIAANASRPFKTFADVIAASKAKPGSVQYASVGIGTLGHLAMTLLAKKAGVEITHVPYRGGGPAMNDVLGGHVDLIAGSAALVTAQLGPNLRPILQLGRERLPVLKDTQTAIEAGFPDFETLAWWGIFAPKGTPPDVIASMAKSVREILSEPAVAAQLRETQQMTLVLADAKDFGTFFAKQVSIWGQVVRENNIKA; the protein is encoded by the coding sequence CTGGCGACGTCGGCCGCGTTCGCGGTCGCGCCGGCGCTGGCGCAGTCTTCGAAGATAATGACGCTGGTGGTGCCATTCCCGCCGGGAGGTTCCACCGACGCCCTGGCCCGGCTGCTGCAGTCCCATCTGCAGACGAAGCTCGGCCGCACCGTGCTGGTGGAGAACAAGTCCGGCGCGGCCGGTTCGCTCGGCGCCGCCCAGGTCGCCAAGAGCCCGCCGGACGGCTCGTCGTTTCTCGTGACCTTCGACTCGCACGCGGTCATTCCCGCCATTCTCGAAAAGCCGCAGGTCGACGTCGAGCAGGATCTGGTGCCGGTGTTTCTGGTCGGCACGGCCCCTTATGTGATTGCGGCGAACGCCAGCCGGCCGTTCAAGACGTTTGCCGACGTCATTGCGGCTTCGAAAGCAAAGCCGGGCTCGGTCCAATACGCCTCGGTCGGCATCGGTACCCTCGGCCATCTGGCCATGACGCTGCTCGCCAAGAAGGCCGGCGTGGAGATCACGCATGTGCCGTACCGCGGCGGTGGTCCGGCCATGAATGATGTGCTCGGCGGACATGTCGATCTGATCGCGGGATCGGCGGCGCTGGTGACGGCCCAGCTCGGGCCCAACCTTCGTCCCATCCTGCAGTTGGGGCGCGAGCGGCTGCCGGTGCTCAAGGACACCCAGACGGCGATCGAGGCAGGCTTCCCCGATTTCGAGACGCTGGCCTGGTGGGGCATTTTCGCTCCCAAAGGCACGCCGCCGGATGTCATCGCCAGCATGGCGAAATCGGTCCGGGAGATTTTGAGCGAGCCGGCCGTGGCGGCGCAGCTGCGCGAGACGCAGCAGATGACCCTGGTGCTGGCCGACGCCAAGGACTTC